In Sedimentibacter sp. MB31-C6, one genomic interval encodes:
- a CDS encoding patatin-like phospholipase family protein gives MIGIDKQLYQPNGVGLVLEGGALRGVFTAGVLDYFMEKGLKFPYVVGVSAGACNLLGYASHQIGYTKNCMIQGEAKNHYFGVNQLIHAKTIINLDRIFYEYPYNQLPFDFKAFFNSGIRTEFVVTNCATGKAEYLHENRDNYRLSTLGKASASVPLFSKMVELDGKKYLDGGLSDSIPIERAVKQGYSKNIVVLTRRLGDMPTMNYYQRILYQTFYKDFPKLLDAIFNRAEMYKRQIILLECLKEDGKVFIIRPELPEIKRFETDPDKLESYYNHGIEIAKSCWKDLQSYLSNDLYERPMREY, from the coding sequence GTGATTGGTATTGATAAACAACTATATCAACCCAACGGGGTAGGGCTGGTCTTAGAGGGCGGGGCTCTCCGGGGCGTTTTTACAGCAGGTGTGCTGGATTATTTCATGGAAAAGGGACTAAAATTTCCTTATGTGGTGGGAGTATCCGCAGGAGCATGTAACTTATTGGGATATGCCTCACATCAAATTGGGTATACGAAAAATTGCATGATTCAGGGAGAGGCTAAAAATCACTATTTTGGTGTTAATCAACTGATTCATGCAAAAACGATAATCAATTTAGATCGAATTTTTTATGAATATCCTTACAATCAACTTCCATTTGATTTTAAAGCTTTTTTTAATTCAGGTATTCGCACTGAGTTTGTCGTGACTAATTGTGCCACAGGAAAAGCGGAATATCTTCATGAAAACCGTGATAATTATCGGCTTAGCACTTTGGGAAAAGCCTCTGCCAGTGTGCCGCTGTTTTCTAAAATGGTGGAGCTGGATGGAAAAAAATATTTGGATGGCGGGTTATCAGACTCTATTCCTATTGAACGTGCAGTTAAACAGGGTTATTCAAAAAACATAGTCGTTTTAACTCGCCGACTTGGAGACATGCCAACGATGAATTACTATCAGAGGATACTGTATCAAACATTTTACAAAGATTTTCCGAAACTACTGGATGCAATTTTTAATAGGGCAGAAATGTATAAACGACAGATTATATTGCTGGAATGTCTGAAAGAAGATGGAAAAGTGTTTATAATCCGACCTGAGCTTCCAGAGATAAAACGCTTTGAAACAGACCCTGACAAATTAGAATCATATTATAATCATGGTATAGAAATTGCGAAATCATGCTGGAAAGATCTCCAATCCTATTTATCAAATGATTTATATGAAAGACCAATGAGAGAGTATTAA
- a CDS encoding DUF2974 domain-containing protein, with the protein MNIVDYTESKMDSFKNAQFNQVDSLILSQFAYVYFSNVIPGIQDQGEPMPIAELLKAENIPKMLHNVRDPKNNYRLLLALGMSPRFRNIRMCCYSDSLNITEQKQFAAVTYLIDDKNAYIAYRGTDSSFVGWKEDFNMAFISPIPAQQEGVLYLNSVAEKFPHMLMIGGHSKGGNIAVYSAMECHPSIQSRILKVYSHDGPGFKDEIFTSEKYGRIKAKIHKTLPQSSLVGMLLHHQEDYTVVESKQFWIMQHDPFSWLVNKDDFKYAQSITDGAEHINIVINQWLSTLDDEKRELFVTTLYSVIDSIGVVNFSDLTEDWYKNSNLALAAVKGIDTETKRFVFETLKSLFALYVKNLRIPLK; encoded by the coding sequence ATGAATATAGTAGATTATACAGAATCAAAGATGGATAGTTTTAAAAATGCTCAGTTTAATCAGGTGGATAGCTTAATTCTATCACAGTTTGCCTATGTCTATTTTAGCAATGTGATACCAGGTATCCAAGACCAAGGAGAACCCATGCCTATTGCAGAATTATTGAAAGCTGAAAATATCCCCAAGATGCTGCATAATGTGCGTGACCCAAAAAACAATTACAGACTTTTGCTTGCGCTTGGTATGAGTCCACGTTTTAGGAATATTCGTATGTGTTGCTATTCTGACAGCCTGAATATAACTGAACAGAAACAATTTGCCGCTGTCACTTATCTTATTGATGATAAAAATGCCTATATTGCCTATCGAGGTACTGATTCAAGTTTCGTTGGATGGAAGGAAGACTTTAATATGGCTTTTATTTCCCCCATACCTGCACAGCAGGAAGGAGTTTTATATTTGAATTCTGTTGCAGAGAAATTTCCACATATGCTGATGATAGGCGGACATTCTAAGGGAGGAAATATTGCAGTCTATTCTGCTATGGAGTGTCATCCCTCAATTCAATCACGGATATTAAAGGTGTATAGTCATGATGGTCCAGGTTTTAAAGACGAAATATTTACAAGTGAAAAATATGGGCGGATAAAAGCAAAAATACACAAAACCTTGCCACAGTCCTCCTTGGTCGGGATGCTTCTCCATCATCAAGAGGATTATACTGTAGTAGAAAGCAAACAATTTTGGATTATGCAGCATGATCCCTTCTCTTGGTTAGTAAATAAAGATGACTTCAAATATGCACAAAGTATCACTGACGGTGCAGAGCATATTAATATAGTCATAAATCAATGGCTTTCAACCTTGGATGATGAAAAACGAGAACTATTTGTAACTACACTTTATAGTGTAATTGATTCAATTGGTGTAGTGAATTTTAGTGATCTAACTGAGGACTGGTATAAGAATTCAAATTTAGCCTTGGCTGCCGTTAAGGGAATAGACACAGAAACAAAGCGTTTTGTTTTTGAGACATTAAAGTCACTTTTTGCCTTATATGTGAAAAATCTCCGTATTCCCCTAAAATAA
- a CDS encoding LCP family protein, with translation MDFIDSDKNQERTNSITTYKDSTEIESVDSDNLIFLLCGVDSADIEESGTRTDAIIIIKTDFDTGEISLLSIPRDTKITINNKTQKINSAHAINGMELTMETVNDLLGLDIEYYVKVDYKVVMDVVDIIGGVEIEVPFLMEYKDPVAVPPLDIYIEEGLRVLDGKNAHDFLRWRKNNLQTVQYPEGDLGRIKAQQYFLTEMIKQTLNSDNLMIKMPSIAKTYFENIETNLNMQAIFKGIRLANNLDTDNIVSEVLPGEGRYIGNVSYYLHDEEETKEVVNRLYR, from the coding sequence TTGGATTTTATAGATTCTGATAAAAATCAAGAAAGAACAAACTCAATCACCACATATAAAGATAGTACAGAAATTGAATCTGTCGATAGTGATAATCTTATATTTTTACTTTGCGGAGTGGATTCGGCAGATATTGAAGAGTCAGGTACTAGAACAGATGCTATTATTATTATAAAAACAGATTTTGATACAGGAGAAATTAGCTTATTATCAATTCCTAGAGATACAAAGATTACTATTAACAATAAAACACAAAAAATCAACTCAGCTCATGCAATTAATGGAATGGAATTGACAATGGAAACAGTGAATGATTTATTAGGGCTAGACATAGAGTATTATGTAAAAGTTGACTACAAAGTTGTAATGGATGTAGTAGACATTATAGGAGGTGTGGAGATAGAGGTTCCTTTCTTAATGGAATATAAGGATCCTGTAGCAGTACCACCTCTGGATATTTATATTGAAGAAGGTCTCAGAGTATTAGATGGTAAGAATGCCCACGATTTTTTGAGATGGAGAAAAAACAACTTGCAGACGGTGCAGTATCCTGAAGGAGACTTGGGTAGAATAAAGGCACAGCAGTATTTTTTAACTGAGATGATAAAACAAACATTAAATTCCGACAATTTGATGATAAAAATGCCTTCCATTGCAAAGACATATTTTGAAAATATTGAAACAAATCTTAATATGCAAGCGATATTTAAAGGAATTAGATTAGCTAATAACTTAGATACTGATAATATAGTTTCTGAAGTTTTACCGGGAGAAGGAAGATATATTGGAAATGTATCATATTATCTACATGATGAAGAGGAGACCAAGGAAGTAGTAAATAGGCTATATAGATAA
- a CDS encoding DegV family protein, producing MSYQIVTDATADMDYSLLDAHVIPMKVYINQKEFLYGPDGNISVRTFYEALREGTIATTSQITPFEFNYVFEKYMAEGKDVLYLAFSSGMSGTYQNALLSAVELMKKYPQRRIICVDTLSASVKEGYLVYEAVKRKKEGMKLDDLVNWVMEKRVKIHNRFIVDDLETLKRGGRISRATALTGMALQIKPILEINEEGNLQFVKKERGRKKSIRSLFCYYKEKKRECCEDTVVIGHGDCMDDAIILSGYIHEKFPNTDIIITPVGPVIGAHTGSGMLSIAFNSG from the coding sequence ATGTCTTATCAAATTGTTACCGATGCTACAGCTGATATGGATTATAGTTTGTTGGATGCTCATGTAATTCCAATGAAGGTGTATATTAATCAAAAGGAGTTTCTATATGGTCCAGATGGTAATATTAGTGTCAGAACATTTTATGAAGCATTGCGAGAAGGAACGATAGCCACTACATCCCAAATTACTCCTTTTGAATTTAACTATGTTTTTGAAAAATATATGGCAGAGGGAAAGGATGTTTTATATTTAGCATTCTCTTCGGGTATGTCAGGAACCTATCAAAATGCTCTTCTTAGTGCAGTTGAGTTAATGAAGAAATACCCACAGCGGCGTATCATCTGTGTTGATACACTCTCAGCCTCAGTAAAAGAAGGATATCTAGTATATGAAGCGGTAAAGAGAAAGAAGGAAGGAATGAAACTAGATGATTTAGTAAACTGGGTGATGGAAAAAAGAGTGAAAATACACAATAGATTTATAGTAGATGACCTTGAAACATTGAAAAGGGGAGGGCGTATTTCTAGGGCTACCGCTTTAACTGGGATGGCACTTCAGATTAAACCAATCTTGGAAATCAACGAAGAAGGGAATTTGCAGTTTGTTAAGAAGGAAAGGGGCAGAAAAAAATCAATAAGGTCATTGTTTTGCTATTATAAAGAAAAGAAGAGAGAATGCTGTGAAGATACAGTTGTAATTGGACATGGAGATTGTATGGACGATGCAATAATACTTAGTGGCTATATTCATGAAAAATTTCCTAATACAGACATTATAATTACACCCGTTGGCCCAGTCATAGGAGCTCATACTGGTTCAGGTATGCTATCAATTGCTTTTAACAGCGGTTAG
- a CDS encoding DegV family protein: MKPIIITDSNCDLNGDYLTDNKIAVIPIRFYLKGDKMPLIPSYNYLIEKDPNDLTEYMTYSEFYDEIRGDGIATTSQISPYDFKRYFNIYASKGYPIIYIGFSSGLSNTLDNAILARQEIMDEDKEADITIIDTKSATSGQGLLVYYAAEMLKGGSTKNEVINWIEENSLKVNVWFTVDDLEQLKRGGRISQTTANLGTLLNVKPVLRIDKFGKLVPTQRVRGRKRALIELFEQLKANIVNSKEQIIFINHGDCIEDAEYLKSLITDKIEVKDVIINYTGPVIGTHTGAGILSVAFLGTAE; this comes from the coding sequence ATGAAACCGATAATTATTACAGATTCTAATTGTGATCTCAATGGAGATTATTTAACCGACAATAAAATTGCAGTTATCCCTATTAGATTTTATTTAAAAGGCGATAAGATGCCTTTGATTCCATCATATAATTACTTAATTGAAAAAGACCCAAATGACTTAACAGAGTATATGACTTATAGTGAATTTTATGATGAGATTCGAGGTGATGGAATTGCGACTACTTCCCAGATTTCACCCTATGATTTTAAAAGATACTTTAATATCTATGCTTCAAAGGGATACCCAATAATTTATATTGGATTTTCATCAGGTTTGAGCAATACATTAGATAATGCAATTCTTGCTCGTCAAGAAATTATGGATGAAGATAAAGAAGCTGATATAACAATAATTGACACTAAAAGTGCTACTTCGGGGCAAGGACTACTGGTATATTATGCTGCGGAAATGCTAAAGGGCGGAAGCACAAAGAATGAAGTTATTAATTGGATCGAAGAGAACTCACTAAAAGTGAATGTATGGTTTACTGTTGATGACCTAGAACAGTTAAAGAGGGGTGGCAGGATTTCACAAACTACTGCTAACTTAGGCACTTTATTGAATGTTAAGCCTGTTTTAAGGATTGATAAATTCGGGAAATTAGTCCCAACCCAAAGGGTAAGAGGACGAAAAAGAGCTTTAATAGAATTGTTTGAGCAGCTTAAAGCAAATATAGTAAATTCAAAAGAGCAAATTATCTTTATAAATCATGGAGATTGCATAGAAGATGCGGAATATTTGAAAAGCTTGATTACTGATAAAATTGAAGTGAAGGATGTAATTATAAATTATACAGGACCGGTAATCGGAACACATACTGGAGCAGGAATATTAAGTGTCGCATTTCTAGGGACTGCAGAGTAG
- a CDS encoding radical SAM protein: protein MNINDKVKAFGITQAINYLEKDPERNIPKLMEMADRFMPNDEFIQQRDAIRASIEKKDNWYQLIMRIYELDNGARSTFFSNFILNENVFGWPQQEKNREKFKCNIPWTILLDPTSACNLKCKGCWAAEYGHKLNLSYDDIDSIIEQGKALGIYFYIYTGGEPLVRKQDLMRLCKKHSDCVFLCFTNSTLIDEEFCQELLRVKNFIPAISLEGFEEANDSRRGEGVYSKVMKSMQLLKENKLPFGISVCYTSANYNDVTSEEFYDKIIDMGALFAWFFHYMPVGKSAIPELMVTPEQRVELMERIRSFRRTKPIFTMDFQNDAQHVGGCIAGGRRYLHINAAGDVDPCVFIHYSNANIHDCTLLEALQSPIFMAYHDGQPFNENMLRPCPMLENPEILPEMVRRTGAHSTDPEAPESAEELCARTIDYAEKWAPVAEQIMCERACSKDCSQFLKAEERV, encoded by the coding sequence ATGAATATTAATGATAAGGTAAAAGCTTTTGGTATTACACAAGCTATCAACTATCTGGAAAAAGATCCTGAAAGGAATATCCCTAAGTTGATGGAAATGGCAGACCGTTTTATGCCCAACGATGAGTTTATCCAACAACGTGATGCAATTAGGGCATCAATCGAAAAAAAAGATAATTGGTATCAATTAATTATGAGAATATATGAGCTGGATAATGGGGCAAGATCTACTTTCTTTAGCAATTTTATATTGAACGAAAATGTATTTGGGTGGCCACAACAGGAAAAAAACCGTGAAAAATTTAAGTGCAATATTCCATGGACTATTTTGCTGGATCCCACTTCTGCATGCAATCTGAAATGTAAAGGATGCTGGGCTGCAGAATATGGTCATAAACTCAACCTGTCCTACGATGATATAGATTCAATTATTGAGCAGGGTAAAGCTTTAGGTATATATTTTTATATTTATACCGGTGGTGAACCATTAGTTCGCAAACAAGATTTAATGCGTTTGTGTAAAAAACATTCTGATTGTGTATTCCTATGCTTTACAAATTCCACATTGATTGATGAGGAGTTTTGCCAAGAATTACTGAGGGTAAAGAACTTTATTCCTGCGATTAGTTTGGAGGGGTTTGAAGAAGCCAATGACAGCCGACGTGGAGAAGGTGTTTACTCCAAAGTAATGAAGTCCATGCAGCTTTTGAAAGAAAACAAGTTACCCTTTGGCATTTCGGTTTGTTATACCAGCGCTAACTATAATGATGTCACCAGTGAAGAGTTCTATGACAAAATCATAGATATGGGAGCTCTTTTTGCATGGTTCTTTCATTATATGCCGGTAGGAAAAAGTGCTATACCGGAATTAATGGTAACACCTGAGCAAAGAGTTGAATTGATGGAGCGAATAAGAAGTTTTCGTAGGACAAAGCCAATATTTACCATGGATTTCCAAAATGATGCACAACATGTAGGAGGCTGTATTGCAGGTGGACGACGTTACCTTCATATCAATGCTGCTGGTGATGTTGATCCTTGTGTATTCATACATTATTCAAATGCCAATATTCATGATTGTACTCTGTTGGAAGCACTTCAGTCTCCTATTTTCATGGCTTATCACGATGGGCAGCCATTCAATGAGAATATGCTTCGACCATGCCCTATGCTTGAAAACCCTGAAATTTTACCTGAAATGGTCAGAAGAACAGGTGCTCATTCAACGGATCCGGAGGCACCGGAAAGTGCAGAAGAATTATGTGCCCGTACAATTGATTATGCAGAGAAATGGGCTCCTGTAGCTGAACAAATCATGTGTGAGCGCGCTTGTTCTAAAGACTGCTCTCAGTTTTTAAAGGCAGAAGAGAGGGTATAA
- a CDS encoding TetR/AcrR family transcriptional regulator → MIEDRRIAKTKTAIREAFISIIKKKNAPKITVTEIAKQANIDRKTFYLHYDSIEDLINEFYQEITSKLLLILEKNDFFDRSFDITSLFESLNLLIGEDIELYRHIVKMPSFSPFWEEIKNIVKSVAVEAMATEINMSHNELELYAEFYSAGVTSAYLSWLKNEVNLTEKEVANIVGTAAFYGFQKLLPKKDM, encoded by the coding sequence ATGATAGAGGATCGCAGAATTGCCAAAACAAAAACAGCAATTAGGGAAGCATTTATCTCAATAATCAAGAAAAAAAATGCACCCAAAATTACTGTTACAGAAATTGCAAAACAAGCCAATATTGACAGGAAGACCTTTTACCTGCACTATGACTCTATAGAAGATCTTATAAATGAATTTTATCAGGAGATAACTAGCAAATTGCTCCTGATATTAGAAAAGAATGATTTTTTTGACCGCTCTTTTGACATCACTTCCTTGTTTGAATCGCTAAACCTCCTCATAGGTGAGGATATTGAACTTTATCGCCATATAGTAAAAATGCCATCCTTTTCCCCGTTTTGGGAAGAGATTAAAAATATCGTAAAAAGTGTCGCAGTAGAAGCTATGGCAACTGAAATAAATATGTCTCATAATGAACTCGAATTATATGCTGAATTCTATTCTGCAGGTGTGACTTCTGCTTATCTTTCATGGCTAAAGAATGAAGTAAATCTTACTGAGAAAGAGGTTGCTAATATTGTGGGAACAGCAGCATTCTACGGATTTCAAAAACTGCTGCCAAAAAAAGATATGTAA
- a CDS encoding TetR/AcrR family transcriptional regulator: MQDEMEKTNQSQKILISAFECISTNGYANVSLRDIASEAGVALSQINYYFNNKEGLFVEVVKMMVQKYLKEVEERLRIDVNPKEKISDLIMYFIEVLEKEPKLFKLLYDLTSMALWSTRFSNMLSEMFKDMADIIDKHILNSLTLKSKLRNYNSRSLARMIFGAIFGIAIQVMIDSDEKELLKTLNSIELVFD; this comes from the coding sequence ATGCAAGATGAAATGGAAAAAACAAATCAATCCCAAAAAATATTAATTTCTGCGTTTGAATGTATTTCAACAAACGGATATGCAAATGTGTCTTTACGTGATATAGCAAGTGAAGCAGGTGTCGCTCTAAGTCAAATTAACTATTATTTTAATAATAAAGAAGGTTTATTTGTAGAAGTCGTAAAAATGATGGTGCAAAAATACCTGAAGGAGGTAGAAGAGCGTTTAAGAATAGATGTTAATCCAAAAGAAAAGATATCAGATCTTATTATGTATTTCATTGAAGTATTAGAAAAAGAACCAAAGTTATTTAAATTGCTGTATGACTTAACTAGTATGGCACTTTGGTCAACTAGATTCAGCAATATGCTTTCTGAAATGTTTAAGGATATGGCAGATATAATAGATAAACATATATTGAATTCATTGACATTAAAAAGTAAATTAAGAAACTATAACTCAAGATCTTTAGCAAGAATGATTTTTGGGGCAATCTTTGGTATTGCAATTCAAGTTATGATAGATTCTGACGAAAAGGAACTATTAAAAACTTTAAATTCAATTGAATTAGTATTTGATTAA
- the ytvI gene encoding sporulation integral membrane protein YtvI — protein MTIEQKKNFIINIIYLGIITGIIYIFIKHIFVLIMPFLIGFIVALLLRPAIHFTAEKFHIPHKAAAILLILLFYSISGLFLSWISLYCLAEIKDSIARIPEMYVLYIEPVINDLFTIIEEVSTDIDPSIVSVIQDISAFLFKSVDSLVSKISSTVIQFISSFVSFLPSLFLGIVFAIIFSFFIAIDYNKIIDYISEKFKPKTQSFINEVKGFATEIGLKYLKAYLILMGITFVELALGLTILKVDRAVNIAALIAVIDFLPILGTGGIIIPWIIFEVIKGNLSFAFGLTILYLIITVVRNILEPKLIGGQIGLHPIVMIICMYIGLKSFGFAGLIILPVIIAFLKHQYDTNKFQYFKQV, from the coding sequence ATGACAATAGAACAAAAAAAGAACTTTATTATAAATATTATTTATTTAGGTATAATTACTGGTATTATATATATTTTCATAAAGCATATTTTTGTTTTGATTATGCCTTTTTTAATTGGATTTATAGTAGCATTACTATTACGTCCGGCTATACATTTTACAGCTGAAAAATTTCATATTCCGCATAAAGCTGCTGCAATTTTATTAATTCTATTGTTTTATAGTATATCAGGCTTATTTTTATCATGGATTAGTTTATATTGTCTTGCTGAAATAAAGGACAGTATTGCTAGGATTCCAGAAATGTATGTGCTATATATTGAACCTGTAATTAATGATCTTTTTACGATTATAGAAGAAGTATCCACGGATATTGATCCAAGTATTGTTAGTGTAATCCAAGACATATCAGCTTTCCTATTTAAATCGGTAGATTCACTGGTTTCTAAGATATCCTCAACAGTAATTCAGTTTATATCATCATTTGTATCTTTCTTGCCGAGCTTATTTTTAGGAATTGTATTCGCAATAATTTTTTCGTTTTTTATTGCTATAGATTACAATAAGATTATTGATTATATTTCAGAAAAATTCAAACCCAAAACTCAGAGTTTTATCAATGAAGTTAAAGGGTTTGCTACTGAAATTGGTCTTAAATATCTAAAAGCATATTTAATTTTAATGGGGATAACATTTGTAGAGCTAGCATTAGGTCTCACTATATTGAAAGTAGACAGAGCTGTCAATATTGCTGCATTAATTGCGGTCATCGATTTTCTTCCAATACTGGGGACTGGAGGGATTATTATACCATGGATTATTTTTGAAGTTATAAAAGGTAACTTATCGTTTGCCTTTGGCCTTACTATATTATATCTTATTATAACAGTTGTACGTAATATATTAGAACCAAAATTGATAGGAGGTCAAATTGGTTTACATCCTATTGTTATGATAATTTGCATGTATATAGGGCTGAAAAGTTTTGGGTTTGCAGGTCTTATTATTCTGCCTGTAATCATAGCATTCCTTAAGCATCAATATGATACTAATAAGTTCCAATATTTCAAGCAAGTGTAA